The Candidatus Manganitrophaceae bacterium genome segment AAAGGTCGGGTCGGCGTGACATGGATGGGGTGCGAAGGGGGCATTCCCCGCAGCGATCTTCCTTCAGGTCGGTTTGCCGGCGGAGCCGACTGAACCGGCGGCCGACCGAAATGGGCCCCCGGCCTGTCAAACGGATCCCCTCCCAAAGCGAGTCCGCGCGGCTCGCCTCTTAAGAAGCTGTTTCGTTGAACAACGATAATGGCGTTGTGAACATGAAGGTTGCGAAAGTTGCGATAGACCGGCCGGTCCGGATAGATTACGACATTCGTGATGTTGACGCTATACGGACCGAATTCTCCATAGCCGTAGTAGACCTCCCTTGGCGCCAACGGAACCCAGGCGACATAAGTGGGGGTGTGTACCCAGGCCACATATCCGGGTGCCCAGAAGACGGCGCCACGGGCGGGGGGGACCCAGCCCCAGCCGACCCGTTCCACGAAAGCCCATCGCCCGTAATGATACGGCGCCCAACCCCACGGCTCATTCGAGACCCAGACATAATCGTTGCCGATCAAGACCCACCGGCCGACCTGATAAGGCGACCAGTTGGAATAGCCGGCGGCGGCCGGAACCCAGACCGGGCCATACTCGCTCGTCTCCTGCCAGCGTCCATGTTCATCGAGATCGTGCGCATACCCGTCCATCTCGGGGGGTAAAAAATGAACCCGGTCGGTCCGTTCGTAGAGCGAACGATCTCGCATCAGGTTCCATCGCTCCCATTCATCCGAAGAAACAAAAGAGGTGAAGGTCGCCTCGCTCCCCGCCCGAACCAGCAGCGTTTGATGTTCGGCCACGGTGATTTTCCCGCTGATTCCATCGGCATCGACCCGGCCTTGATAAGTTGTAATCCGGGTATCGCCCGGCTCGGTGATGTCGATCCGAAACTGCGACGGGCCGTTCGCATCGATGGCCGCCGCCGGGGTGGTCCATTGAAGGGTATATCCCCGCTCGCCTCGAAAGTGAATGAACGCCTGTCCTGAGTCGAGCGAAAAGTGAAGCGCGTCGTTATCGGTCGTCACGATTTCGAACGCGCTGTTCTCGTTGAGACGGAGGGTGGTTCCATCGGTTAACTGAAGCTCAGCCCTTCCCCCCGCGCCGACCGAGAGGCGGTCTCCCTCCCGCATCGGAAAGTTGACCGAAGCGGGAGACCACGCCATCTGATCCTTCGTTTCAATCTGGACATCCCCTTCGATCAGACTGATCCGAAGCACCTCCAGTGAAGAAGCATGGGCCAGAGAAGCGACAAATGGGATCGATAGGAGAAAGAAGAGAAAACCAAAGACCCTCCCAGGCAGAAAGGGGAAACGGCCGTTGAACTTTTGCCGGGACCGATCTTTCCAATGCAGCGTCATCGTCCTCATTGCTCCAAGTGATTGACTCAATTGCCAAGGCTAAGAAGAGCAATTTTTAGACCAACAGCGTGATCGGGGGATTCTCAGATAAAATAGCGGAAGTTCCCTTCTTTTCTATTTCACATCGACTAGACGGTTTTATCTGACCCAAAGGGTCAATTCAATACCCCAAATCGGGTGGCCATGGACGTGAAGGAGCGGTTCCGGCGGAAGAAGAAAGGCCGGGCCAGGAGCGGGGGAGGGTTTTCGGCATTCATCGAGCGACTGGGTCTCAAGCGCCCAATCGCCCGACGATCCACCGTTACTTCTGAGACTCGACCTTGATCTCTTTCGACATCGCCTCTTTTGCCTTCGGCAATTCAATCGACAAAACACCATTTTTGACGGTGGCGCGAACCTGGTCTGCATTGACGGCCGAGGGGAGGGGGATATCGCGAGAGAAGGTTCCATAGACCCGTTCACTGAAAATGTAGTTTCGGTCTTCCTGCGACTCCTCTTGCCGCACCTCTCCCCGTAGGTGAAGGGTGTTGTCGGTGATCGAGATCCGGATGTCCTCTTTCTCGAGGCCGGGCGTCTCGACCTTCACCACATACTTGTCTTTTTCTTCAGCCATCTCGACCGTCGGAAAAGAGGAGGTCAATGCCAGCACCGATTGTGGATTCCAGGAAGCAAGATCCCTAAAATCTCTAAAAAAATCCTGAAAGATTCGCTCCATCTCGGTCCGGGGACTCCACTGGCTGACGGCGCGGGATCGTTGCTGTCGGGGCGCGACT includes the following:
- a CDS encoding FecR domain-containing protein; the protein is MTLHWKDRSRQKFNGRFPFLPGRVFGFLFFLLSIPFVASLAHASSLEVLRISLIEGDVQIETKDQMAWSPASVNFPMREGDRLSVGAGGRAELQLTDGTTLRLNENSAFEIVTTDNDALHFSLDSGQAFIHFRGERGYTLQWTTPAAAIDANGPSQFRIDITEPGDTRITTYQGRVDADGISGKITVAEHQTLLVRAGSEATFTSFVSSDEWERWNLMRDRSLYERTDRVHFLPPEMDGYAHDLDEHGRWQETSEYGPVWVPAAAGYSNWSPYQVGRWVLIGNDYVWVSNEPWGWAPYHYGRWAFVERVGWGWVPPARGAVFWAPGYVAWVHTPTYVAWVPLAPREVYYGYGEFGPYSVNITNVVIYPDRPVYRNFRNLHVHNAIIVVQRNSFLRGEPRGLALGGDPFDRPGAHFGRPPVQSAPPANRPEGRSLRGMPPSHPIHVTPTRPFIGETPPTLPAPPQGGTRRPAPPPNKRMPDVLQRPVYSGSPGQPVRSGRREVIEYRSLPPHPISHMERPPRTEVPASRPGPTIPPRDASAPRQNGPSHRSLHGGK
- a CDS encoding Hsp20/alpha crystallin family protein — protein: MATGQQQVAPRQQRSRAVSQWSPRTEMERIFQDFFRDFRDLASWNPQSVLALTSSFPTVEMAEEKDKYVVKVETPGLEKEDIRISITDNTLHLRGEVRQEESQEDRNYIFSERVYGTFSRDIPLPSAVNADQVRATVKNGVLSIELPKAKEAMSKEIKVESQK